The Nicotiana tomentosiformis chromosome 9, ASM39032v3, whole genome shotgun sequence genome contains the following window.
ATTCAAACATTAACTCATCCTAGTCAAATATTGATTGGGAATAGAGATTTGAAATTATTCAATCTTTTTGTTGCAGTCTATCATTGGTATAAATTTGAAATTGTAAATTATTGGTATCACCATCCATGGATGGTTATTAGCAGTGCTGCAGTGGCTTGCATGGTTCGTGCTTCATAAGATACTTGTTCTCTTGATCTGGTACATGGAGAGATGTATTTGATATGCCAGTTCATCAGTTTGCTCCATATGTATGAGGCGCCTGCTTCTCATGGTCTTCAATTCTGGGGTGTTCTTCATTACTCTGTAGTGGTTTTTCCTGCACATTGCTTCTCTGGGATGAAAGAGCCTCTAATCTATTACGTTTTGGGTGCATAATGGTTATTATAAATTGTTTTTCATCAAGCTGTATGGACATAATAAATGTGCCTGTGAACTACTGCTTTCTTACTGAAACAATGCCTCTTTTAAGTTTTGAAACTTAGTTTCTCAAACTGGAAGTCTCTTTTCTCTCTCTGGGGGACCGGTTACACCAACTTCTACGAATTTGAAAGACAGCTTTCGTTTATGCTTTTGCTTAATTGATAAATTTTACAGGAAACACAACTTGCTCCGTACAGGAGGAATATGCAAGATCTCCTTTGTGATGCAGGTTGGTGTTTTTGCTTAAACAATATCATATCTTCATTCATTCTTTTTCCCCAAATGTCTTATGTATGATATGATGGCAGGCATGATTCCTTATCCAGAGCCATACCAGAGCATGTACCAACAAAGACGTCTAGGAGCTCTTGGAATCGAATGGAGACCCTCGTCATTCCGATTTTCCATTGGGACAGATTTCAATATGGACCAGCAGTACCAAACTTTTCCTATTGTAGACTTGGAGATGTTGATGGAGCCACTTCCAGGATTTGTGGATGCAATGGATTGGGAACCAGAAATTGAGATACAAAGTGATGAATCAGATTCAGAGTATAATGTAACTGAAGAGCTTTCTTCTGGAAAAGAGCAAGGGAGTTTCTGTTCCGACGCCTCTGCAAATCCAGAATTCACTGATGAAGACAGTGAGGCTGAAGGCGATCAAAAAGATGCACTCCGTAGATCAAGAAGGAAGAAACAGAAAGCAGAAGTAAAAGGCTTTCCCGTATTTTGTTTTAGCATTTTCTTTTTTTATGTACAGTGCTTGATAATCATTTTGCTTCTTTCTTAAGGTGGAAGTTATGACATCTTCTGGAAGGCGTGTAAAGAGGAAGAACTTGGACGAGTGTGATAACAGTTCGCATAGGATCAATCGCACTAGGAAATCAAGACATGGCCGAAAAGCAAAGAAAAAGTTTTCATCGAAGTCCTTGCGGCCCCAGAGAGCTGCTGCTCGTAATGCCCTTCATTTGTTTTCCAGAATTACGGGAACATCTACTGAAGGAGAAGATGAATATGGTTCAGAGGGTGATACATCAGAAAGTGAATCCACACTTCAGGACTCAAACGATGGAAATGAAGATTCAGATGTGTCCTTAAACAGTGAACAACATGGGCATTCAAAGGGGAAAGAAATATGCGATGATCACTCTGATGAGACAAATAAGCTCCAGCAGTTTCCTAGCTCTAATCTCAATGGTGGAATTAGGAGGAGATTGGTCCTAAAATTGCCAAATCGTGATTCAAGTAAATATGGACCTCCTAAGAATTACGAGCCTGGTCTAGCTGGTCCGTCTTTGGCTCCTGAGGAAGCTGCTGAAGCAAGTCAAAACTACTTTGGCTGTCAGGATAACAACCTGAGTGATGCTAGTGGCGACATAATAGAAAAGAATGAAATTGATCAACCAACAAAAACTGAAAACCACTTGGACCTCTTGGTAGGGTGCAATGATGGGAACATCAGATGGGGAGGGGTCAAATCACGCTCAGCCAAACGCTCTAGAATGGGAGAACTGTTTCCATCAGGCTCTGTCACTGGACCTAGCTCATTTAATGAGGCGATTCAGGAAGAAAATGTTGTTAATGGGCACTCAATGCTTGAAAAGGACCACCACAGAGTTTCTCCTTGTTCAGGGATCCGAAATGAAATCAATGGTATCATTCATGGCAATGATAGTCATTGTCAGGATGCTATACAGGAGGCAGAATATGTTAAGTTTTTTGATGAAACTGACCGTAATCATCCATTTAAAGAAAATGCTACTCCCGTCCCAATGAGGTTGCGTATTAGGTCAAAGATTCTTTCTAGTCATCTTGATAACAGTGGCAAGACAGATGCGAAGACTTCATTGGAGGATGCTAGGTGCACTGCTTGTGATACTTTTTCTGAACCTCAGGACATTGAGAAGGTCTTAAGTTCAGAAGCCCCCACCGAAGAAGATAGAAATTTACCAACTCTAGATGATGGAGACCGTGAGAAGAGGCTAGATGCAGACAATGTTAGTGGAACTTCTGTGACTGAATTGCAAGACTCACAGAATGTGCGGTCGCATGATATGATGTTCCGAGCTGTCTATAGAAGGTCAAAATTTGGTCGGGGTAGAAGTGGTAGAGAAAGTCTCAGTGGGAATATGGAAGCGACCACTTCAAATGTGGGGAGCCATAGTTTAGCTGAGGGAGCTGAGGCCATTGTTGAGGGAGTTCGAAGAACTAGATCTATTAGATTAAGGTCAGCAACTTGCGATTTGAATCCTGCACACAGCAATGACAGATTCTTGCAGCCACATGACGGTTCAGAGGGAACGTCAATGGAAAAAACTTCAGGTAATAGAGATGATGAAAGTTCGTTCGAAGAACGGTTACTTGGTTCAGCTGTTGCTGCTGGGTTGCGATCTACACGAACGCGGAGAGGCAGCTATTATGCCCGCGAACCTAGTCCTCCAGAGAGAAGGAAATCAAATCAGGCAGCAAAAAGCTCATGGTTAACATTGGTAGCTCATGAGGAGGGATCCCGGTATATACCTCAGCGAGGGGATGAAATTGTGTATTTAAGACAGGTATTATTGAATTTATATTAGTGTCCAAGATTTGTGTGTCTAGAATTCTTTTTTCTAACAGAAACTGGTCCTTAATCTGCACTTGGTAATTTGTGCAGGGCCATGAAGAGTACATAACTCAGAATAACTTGAGGGATTTGGGTCCCTGGAAAATAATAAAAGAGAATATAAGAGCAGtagaattttgtatggttgaaaaCCTTGAGTACACAACACGGCCAGGTTCTGGAGAAAGCTGCGCTAAAATAAAGCTCAAATTTGTAGATCCTGCATCTGGTGTGGTGGGGAAATCATTTCAGTTGACACTGCCTGAAGTGACTGGTTTCCCTGATTTTCTTGTTGAAAGAAGCAGATATGATGCTGCTATAGAAAGGAACTGGACTTCTCGGGACAAATGCCAAGTTTGGTGGAAAAATGAAGGTGATGAAGATGGGAGTTGGTGGGAAGGTAGGATTCTAAATGTGCAAGCTAAATCTCATGAATATCCTGACAGCCCCTGGGAAAGGTATATTGTCCGATACAAGAGTGATCCATCAGAAACTCATCAGCATAGTCCTTGGGAACTATATGATGCTGATACCCAATGGGAACAACCCCGTTTAGATGATGAAACTAGAGAGAAGCTGATGCGTGCATTTATTAAGCTGGAGCAATCTGGAAATAAAGCTCAGGTAGCAATTTTCGCATGTGGTACTAACTCATATTATTGACAGAACTCGTCTCAATAGTTCTTTTTTGCTGAGCTTGCAGGATTATTATGGGGTTGAAAAATTGAGACAAGTTTCACAGAAGTCAAACTTCATTAACAGGTACACTAGTTGCTTTCATCATTTTCCGTTTACATTAGTTTCATGCTCTCACTAGTTGAGTTACTTGGCAGTGTGTATTGCGAACCTGTGATTATCAGAATACTCCTAATGTAAAGTTCCCTATCACTGGCAAAAGGTGCATATTAATGAAGTAATAATAATGTGCAGGTTCCCTGTTCCCTTGTCACTTGAAATCATTTGGGCTAGGTTAGAGAACAATTACTATAGGAGTCTGGAGGGAATGAAGCATGACATTGAGGTGATGCTCTCAAATGCGGAGTCATATTTTGGAAGAAATGCTGAGTTAACAATGAAAGTGAGACGTTTGTCCGAGTGGTTCAGACGGACACTCTCATCTTTGTAGTTACTTCCAACACAATTTTGTAGAAATTTACTGTCCATTAACTTTAGTCCTGGCCCTTGCATTAttgtaaataatatttttgtctttccaatttttttattctttttcttttctcgaATACCAATCCTTGTCAGGAGAATAGGCTGA
Protein-coding sequences here:
- the LOC104117044 gene encoding uncharacterized protein — its product is MSFRKYIPPSVAPSGSMKSLNLSGKANQNSQPSDPQRSTEADVDIDMGEVYFLIMHFLSAGPCHRTYGQFWNELLEHQLLPRRYHAWYSRSGEPSGDENDDGMSFPLSYNRLVERYSHVGKDHLMKLLKQLLLSVRASPQGMVGGNTVNAAAVPTLLGTGSFSLLSSDQDQTNNEVKPPGHLRWPHMLVDQVRGLGLREISGGFSKHHRAPSIRAACYAIAKPSTMVQKMQNFKKVRGHRNAVYCAIFDRSGRYVITGSDDRLVKIWSMETAYCLASCRGHEGDITDLAVNSNNTLVASASNDCIIRVWRLADGLPISVLRGHTGAVTAIAFNPRPSSIYQLLSSSDDGTCRIWDSRYSQFTPRLYIPKPPETVAGKNAGPSSSTVLQSHQIFCCAFNASGTFFVTGSSDTCARVWNACKSNSDDSEQPNHEIEILSGHENDVNYVQFSGCAVASRFSPSDASKEDSVPKFKNSWFNHDNIVTCSRDGSAIIWIPRSRRSHGKGGRWQKAYHLKVPPPPMPPQPPRGGPRQRILPTPRGVNMIVWSLDNRFVLAAIMDCRICVWNAVDGSLVHSLTGHTESTYVLDVHPFNPRIAMSAGYDGKTIVWDIWEGAPIRTYEIGRFKLVDGKFSPDGTSIILSDDVGQLYILNTGQGESQKDAKYDQFFLGDYRPLVQDTHGNVLDQETQLAPYRRNMQDLLCDAGMIPYPEPYQSMYQQRRLGALGIEWRPSSFRFSIGTDFNMDQQYQTFPIVDLEMLMEPLPGFVDAMDWEPEIEIQSDESDSEYNVTEELSSGKEQGSFCSDASANPEFTDEDSEAEGDQKDALRRSRRKKQKAEVEVMTSSGRRVKRKNLDECDNSSHRINRTRKSRHGRKAKKKFSSKSLRPQRAAARNALHLFSRITGTSTEGEDEYGSEGDTSESESTLQDSNDGNEDSDVSLNSEQHGHSKGKEICDDHSDETNKLQQFPSSNLNGGIRRRLVLKLPNRDSSKYGPPKNYEPGLAGPSLAPEEAAEASQNYFGCQDNNLSDASGDIIEKNEIDQPTKTENHLDLLVGCNDGNIRWGGVKSRSAKRSRMGELFPSGSVTGPSSFNEAIQEENVVNGHSMLEKDHHRVSPCSGIRNEINGIIHGNDSHCQDAIQEAEYVKFFDETDRNHPFKENATPVPMRLRIRSKILSSHLDNSGKTDAKTSLEDARCTACDTFSEPQDIEKVLSSEAPTEEDRNLPTLDDGDREKRLDADNVSGTSVTELQDSQNVRSHDMMFRAVYRRSKFGRGRSGRESLSGNMEATTSNVGSHSLAEGAEAIVEGVRRTRSIRLRSATCDLNPAHSNDRFLQPHDGSEGTSMEKTSGNRDDESSFEERLLGSAVAAGLRSTRTRRGSYYAREPSPPERRKSNQAAKSSWLTLVAHEEGSRYIPQRGDEIVYLRQGHEEYITQNNLRDLGPWKIIKENIRAVEFCMVENLEYTTRPGSGESCAKIKLKFVDPASGVVGKSFQLTLPEVTGFPDFLVERSRYDAAIERNWTSRDKCQVWWKNEGDEDGSWWEGRILNVQAKSHEYPDSPWERYIVRYKSDPSETHQHSPWELYDADTQWEQPRLDDETREKLMRAFIKLEQSGNKAQDYYGVEKLRQVSQKSNFINRFPVPLSLEIIWARLENNYYRSLEGMKHDIEVMLSNAESYFGRNAELTMKVRRLSEWFRRTLSSL